From the Clupea harengus chromosome 15, Ch_v2.0.2, whole genome shotgun sequence genome, one window contains:
- the kcnk10a gene encoding potassium channel subfamily K member 10a — protein sequence MKFPTENPRKPGNWNPSPVPVQTNLIPPKKVQPSMLQSSLVQASVATMQNPMGCSAHRQSLSRPASMVASMEAVADGTATFTVMKWKTVLAVFVVVVLYLVAGGLVFRALEQPFESNQKDTITMEKAAFLQKHPCVTSAELEALIKHSIDAASSGVSPIGETPYNYSHWDLGSAFFFAGTVITTIGYGNIAPSTEGGKIFCILYAIFGIPLFGFLLAGVGDQLGTIFVKSIAKVEKMFRRKHNQISQTKIRVASTLLFILAGCILFVTIPAIIFKHIEGWTTLEAIYFVVITLTTVGIGDYVAGGDWKIEYRKWYKPLVWFWILVGLAYFAAVLSMIGDWLRVLSKKTKEEVGEIKAHAVEWKANVRAELRETRRRLSVEVHDKLQRAATIRSMERRQLGLDQRAHSLDVLSPERRAAFNSLDANPFKTSSQESIDIKLNNLRLRSELGDNHADQACSEDNIFNRLSSVTRLAKRNRNLKKNIPDDARRSCEAYSCSSPSASEGKKNIPDEVRRSCEAYSCSSPSASEGKKEAEEEEEEEADKDCNTSLTNVSVFAESPKAHNGFVMLQTKEKESEKEAAMEVHLQMDP from the exons ATGAAATTTCCCACGGAAAATCCAAGAAAACCAGGGAACTGGAACCCTTCACCAG TGCCTGTGCAGACAAACCTCATCCCGCCGAAGAAGGTCCAGCCAAGCATGTTGCAGTCCAGCCTTGTCCAGGCCAGCGTGGCCACCATGCAGAACCCCATGGGCTGCTCGGCGCACCGGCAGTCGTTGTCGCGGCCGGCCAGCATGGTGGCTAGCATGGAGGCGGTGGCTGACGGCACGGCCACCTTCACCGTCATGAAGTGGAAGACGGTGCTGGCCGTGttcgtggtggtggtgctgtacCTGGTGGCGGGTGGGCTGGTGTTCCGGGCGCTGGAGCAGCCCTTCGAGAGCAACCAGAAGGACACCATCACCATGGAGAAGGCAGCCTTCCTGCAGAAGCACCCCTGTGTCACCTCGGCCGAGCTGGAGGCGCTCATCAAG cactcCATAGATGCTGCCAGCAGCGGTGTCAGCCCCATCGGAGAAACACCCTACAACTACAGTCACTGGGATTTGGGCAGCGCTTTCTTCTTTGCAGGAACAGTAATTACAACCATAG GCTATGGCAATATCGCGCCAAGCACAGAGGGTGGGAAGATCTTCTGTATCCTCTATGCAATATTTGGTATCCCACTCTTCGGGTTCCTGCTTGCTGGAGTGGGTGATCAGCTTGGGACTATTTTCGTGAAGAGCATAGCCAAAGTCGAAAAGATGTTTCGG CGGAAGCATAACCAGATCAGCCAGACCAAGATCCGAGTGGCCTCCACGCTGCTCTTCATCTTGGCCGGATGCATCCTCTTTGTCACCATACCGGCCATCATCTTCAAGCACATAGAGGGGTGGACGACGCTTGAAGCCATCTACTTTGTCGTCATCACCCTGACAACTGTTGGCATCGGCGATTACGTGGCAG gaggcgACTGGAAGATCGAATATCGCAAATGGTACAAGCCTCTGGTGTGGTTCTGGATTTTGGTGGGGTTGGCTTATTTCGCTGCGGTTCTGAGCATGATAGGAGACTGGCTGCGAGTCCTATCCAAGAAGACCAAAGAAGAG GTCGGGGAAATCAAGGCGCACGCGGTTGAGTGGAAGGCCAATGTGCGCGCTGAGCTCCGCGAGACACGGCGGCGCCTGAGCGTGGAGGTGCACGACAAGCTGCAGCGCGCCGCCACCATCCGCAGCATGGAGCGCCGGCAGCTGGGCCTGGACCAGCGCGCCCACTCGCTGGACGTGTTGTCACCCGAGCGCCGTGCCGCCTTCAACAGCCTGGATGCCAACCCCTTCAAGACGTCCTCACAGGAGAGCATCGACATCAAGCTCAACAACCTGCGGCTGCGCTCCGAGCTGGGAGACAACCACGCCGACCAGGCCTGCTCTGAGGACAACATCTTCAACCGCCTAAGCTCCGTCACCAGGCTGGCCAAGCGCAACCGCAACCTCAAGAAGAACATTCCGGACGATGCGCGGCGCTCCTGCGAGGCTTACAGCTGCAGCAGCCCCTCAGCCAGCGAGGGCAAGAAGAACATTCCGGACGAGGTGCGGCGCTCCTGCGAGGCTTACAGCTGCAGCAGCCCCTCAGCCAGCGAGGGCAAGAAGGAGGccgaagaagaggaggaagaggaggctgacAAGGACTGCAACACGAGCCTGACCAACGTGTCCGTCTTCGCCGAGAGCCCAAAAGCGCATAACGGCTTTGTCATGCTGCAAaccaaagagaaggagagtgagaaggaggccGCCATGGAGGTGCACTTACAGATGGACCCCTAG